The Styela clava chromosome 11, kaStyClav1.hap1.2, whole genome shotgun sequence genome includes the window TAaacttgcccacccctgctttcGCATTAcgtccaatattttttatttaaattttctttgtgcAGAATGCCCTGGGATAAGATATCAGCGGAAATGCTATTGGAGTGTCATTCACACCAGTAGGGACGTTTCATACGAACAAGCCTTGCAGATGTGTAGAAAGAAATCCGGATACCCGGCTGATATATTGGACTCCCAGCACTACACTATGGTTTCCAACTACGTTAGAACCAACCTACCGACATCGACAAATGCAGTGTACTTATGGATTGGAATGACTTACAACCCACAGGTGAGCAGTCGGGTGCTGAAAACCAAATTATACTCTCGCGAACCAAAGAAGTGGACATGCTCATGACCAGTGGTTTAGAGACTTTCACCCATCATGGACTCAACACTTTATGCTCCCTGCCCTTCTATAAAAATACTTGGTTCTAATTTTGACGCCTTTTCTTGAGATATATTATAGGCTTTTAGGGTGTCCATAGAgtcttgaaaaaatttaaaattgcaaagggaatttatcgaacTTATCGACTAAAacacaacaaacctggttgagatatattgagaactccAAAATTACcggggtccggtctttccagaaatttatattttgaaatccaTAAACGCGCTCTTCCTCGGCCGGTTAATGATTTTTCGCTAATcatgattgtttattatggcgatACAGTTCGTTCCATATTATAGTCAGGTGCAAATATGAGCAACTTATAAAATAACctttaaaattataaaagtcaattaaaaaaagaaaagctTCACATATCCAAAGTTGAGACAATGacccaaaataaagaattaagtGCGGTTTGAATTGAACACTAGAAAGGAAAGATACGGATTCGGACACTGTCCACCTGTTGAGTATCCTTAGCCTAGGAGGCCATACCGTAGGCGTAGGCTCATACGGAAGTGAGGGCCGCCCGCCTAGCTTGAACCCCACTAGGACAAAGTATCTTAGtgcgtgaaaaaaaaaattgacttatTCTGTGTGTCTTCGTTACAGACGAATATCTTGAAGCTCTTTGACGGCATCAAAGCACCGTACGTCACCTGGTATCCAAACTACCCAAAAACCATCGAAGATCGCACCGGTATGGGATTTCAAGTGGACCGTGacgaaaattctgaaaatcagGGAATGTTCAACTGGCATGACAACCAATGGGGCGTTCTTTGTGAGATGTGATGAATGTTCCCCCCAAGCATTTCCTTGTATATATCCGTGTCAGTGGCTAATCAGCAATAACTTGACGGTTACGTAACATTCGATTTTTTAAATCCGACTCAATGGTTGTTAACtcgtttttttctattttaaccGCTATTTTTCAGTTATG containing:
- the LOC120347806 gene encoding uncharacterized protein LOC120347806 — protein: MSMGIIGSLVLLCLLYLMAYDPVKADSKHLVCKTVENIFDETNQEGLPSETNPRRRGIPGKRGPQGVGGQPGPRGPKGEVGDPGIVNYERINATIEERVQSGMDEMADIIEERIMEKIRRAQEEECPGIRYQRKCYWSVIHTSRDVSYEQALQMCRKKSGYPADILDSQHYTMVSNYVRTNLPTSTNAVYLWIGMTYNPQTNILKLFDGIKAPYVTWYPNYPKTIEDRTGMGFQVDRDENSENQGMFNWHDNQWGVLCEM